A genomic stretch from Vibrio algarum includes:
- the fusA gene encoding elongation factor G, translating into MTDLSKYRNIGIFAHVDAGKTTTTERILKLTGQIHKTGEVHDGESTTDFMDQEAERGITIQSAAVSCFWNDHRLNVIDTPGHVDFTVEVYRSLKVLDGGIGVFCGSGGVEPQSETNWRYANESEVSRLIFVNKLDRMGADFFNVVGQVKKVLGATPLVMVLPIGREDDFVGVVDLLTRKAYVWDDTGLPENYEIQDIPADMVDDVETYREELIETAVEQDDDLMEAYMEGEEPSIEDIKRCIRKGTRDLAFFPTFCGSAFKNKGVQIVLDAVVDYLPSPTEVDPQPLMDEEGEETGDYAIVSADETFKALAFKIMDDRFGALTFVRIYSGKLNKGDTILNSFTGKTERVGRMVEMQADDRNELTSAQAGDIIAIVGMKNVQTGHTLCDPKHPVTLEPMVFPTPVISIAVSPKDKGGSEKMGIAIGKMVAEDPSFQVETDEETGETILKGMGELHLDIKVDILKRTYGVDLTVGAPQVAYRETITQAIEDSYTHKKQSGGSGQFGKIDYRIKPGEAGSGFSFKSTVVGGNVPKEFWPAVEKGFAGMMENGVLAGFPTLDVEVELFDGGFHAVDSSAIAFEIAAKGAFRQSMPKAGAQLLEPIMNVDVFTPDDHVGDVIGDLNRRRGMIKDQQAGVTGVRIKADVPLSEMFGYIGHLRTITSGRGQFSMEFANYSPCPNSVAEAVIAKVKEEKEKDKK; encoded by the coding sequence ATGACTGATTTATCAAAATACAGAAATATTGGTATTTTCGCGCACGTTGATGCGGGTAAAACTACTACAACTGAGCGTATCCTTAAACTGACTGGTCAAATTCATAAGACTGGTGAAGTTCATGATGGCGAATCTACAACTGACTTCATGGATCAGGAAGCTGAACGTGGTATTACCATTCAGTCAGCGGCAGTAAGCTGTTTCTGGAACGATCACCGTCTAAACGTTATCGATACTCCTGGACACGTTGACTTCACAGTAGAAGTTTACCGTTCTCTTAAAGTACTTGATGGCGGCATCGGTGTGTTCTGTGGTTCTGGTGGTGTTGAACCACAATCAGAAACTAACTGGCGTTATGCTAACGAATCTGAAGTATCTCGTTTGATCTTCGTTAACAAACTGGACCGTATGGGTGCAGATTTCTTTAACGTTGTAGGCCAAGTTAAGAAAGTTCTAGGCGCTACGCCACTTGTAATGGTTCTACCTATCGGCCGCGAAGATGACTTCGTTGGTGTTGTAGACCTACTAACTCGCAAAGCATACGTTTGGGATGACACTGGTCTTCCTGAAAACTACGAAATTCAAGACATCCCAGCAGATATGGTTGATGACGTTGAAACGTACCGTGAAGAGCTAATCGAGACTGCTGTAGAGCAAGACGACGACCTAATGGAAGCGTACATGGAAGGTGAAGAACCTTCTATCGAAGATATCAAGCGTTGTATCCGTAAAGGTACTCGTGATCTTGCATTCTTCCCTACGTTCTGTGGTTCAGCATTTAAGAACAAGGGCGTTCAAATCGTTCTTGACGCTGTTGTTGACTACCTACCTTCTCCAACTGAAGTTGATCCTCAACCTCTTATGGATGAAGAAGGCGAAGAAACTGGCGATTACGCTATCGTTTCTGCAGACGAAACATTTAAAGCACTTGCATTCAAAATCATGGATGACCGCTTTGGTGCACTAACTTTCGTTCGTATTTACTCTGGTAAATTGAACAAAGGCGACACCATTCTTAACTCGTTCACTGGTAAGACAGAACGTGTTGGCCGTATGGTTGAGATGCAAGCAGATGACCGTAATGAACTAACTAGCGCACAAGCTGGTGATATCATCGCGATTGTTGGTATGAAGAACGTGCAAACTGGTCACACTCTTTGTGATCCTAAGCACCCAGTAACACTTGAGCCAATGGTTTTCCCAACTCCAGTAATCTCGATTGCTGTATCACCTAAAGATAAAGGTGGTTCTGAGAAAATGGGTATCGCAATTGGTAAAATGGTTGCAGAAGATCCTTCATTCCAAGTTGAGACAGACGAAGAGACTGGCGAAACTATCCTAAAAGGTATGGGTGAACTTCACCTAGACATTAAGGTAGACATTCTTAAGCGTACTTACGGCGTTGACTTAACAGTTGGTGCTCCTCAAGTTGCTTACCGTGAAACTATCACTCAAGCAATTGAAGATAGCTACACGCATAAGAAACAGTCTGGTGGTTCTGGTCAGTTCGGTAAAATTGACTACCGTATCAAACCAGGTGAAGCTGGTTCAGGCTTCTCGTTCAAATCAACAGTTGTTGGTGGTAACGTACCTAAAGAATTCTGGCCTGCAGTAGAAAAAGGCTTTGCTGGTATGATGGAAAACGGTGTTCTTGCTGGCTTCCCAACACTAGACGTTGAAGTAGAACTATTTGATGGTGGCTTCCACGCAGTGGATTCATCTGCAATCGCATTTGAAATTGCAGCGAAAGGCGCATTCCGTCAATCTATGCCTAAAGCTGGTGCGCAACTTCTTGAACCAATCATGAACGTTGACGTGTTTACTCCAGACGATCACGTTGGTGATGTTATCGGTGACCTTAACCGTCGTCGTGGCATGATCAAAGATCAGCAAGCTGGCGTTACTGGTGTTCGTATTAAAGCAGACGTTCCTCTTTCAGAAATGTTTGGTTATATCGGTCACCTACGTACAATTACTTCTGGTCGTGGTCAGTTCTCTATGGAGTTCGCTAACTATTCACCATGTCCGAATAGCGTTGCTGAAGCAGTAATTGCAAAAGTTAAAGAAGAAAAAGAGAAAGATAAGAAATAA
- a CDS encoding VF530 family protein: protein MTQLNNPLHGVKLEKLLTDLVEHYGWEELSHMVNINCFKKDPSIKSSLKFLRKTEWARTKVEGLWLDMQ, encoded by the coding sequence ATGACTCAACTCAACAACCCACTTCATGGGGTTAAACTTGAAAAACTGCTCACTGATCTGGTCGAACATTATGGCTGGGAAGAATTGAGCCATATGGTAAACATAAATTGTTTTAAAAAAGACCCTAGTATTAAATCTAGCTTAAAGTTTTTACGTAAAACTGAGTGGGCAAGAACAAAAGTTGAAGGCCTTTGGCTTGATATGCAATAA